The Labilibaculum sp. sequence TAAAGAACTTGTTGCTGATGTTACTAAAGAAAGTGGTGAAAGATTAGATCTTTTAGTTAAGTACATTAATTCAAAATCAACATTCTCATATCGAACAAGCGAATATTATATCATAAACAAAGTAAAACAACTCTACCAAGATTTTTTACTGGAAAAGCCTCAGTTTGAAAACAATTTAAGCTTTACAGATTCTTTAGGAACGATAATGAACCATCTACGCCCGTAACCAATGAATTAAACTCTTCTCATGAAATTAAAGAGGGTACTGTACATTTCATTAATTCTAATTTTTAGCTCACCTTACTACTCATTTTCGGAAAGCTCTAAAATAGATACCATTATCAGTATTTCCGGGCAAATTCTCCATTCGGAGAGTTTAACTCCTATTCCATTGGCAACCATCAGCATTAAAAGAACACGCAAAGGAATCATTTGCGACAGCCTTGGTATTTTTCATCTGCAAATCCAGCAATACGATACACTTCGAATAAGTGCTTTGGGTTACAAAGCTATCGATTGGGAAGTTCCTTTCGTTTTTAATCCTGACTCGCCTCCCTTCTTTCAAATTAAATTAGAAGACATTTCCTATTTACTGGATGAAGTAGACATTTATGCATTGGGAACCTGGGATGAGTTTAAAGAAGATTTTGTTAAAACGAAATTGGAAGAGAAAGATCCTATCAACAAAAGCATTATGAAACAATTAGCTCCCTACAATACAAAAGAACCAAATATTGTTCCTGCACAATATCGTCCTAAAAATGAAGGAAAAATGGGAGTTTTAGGTGCGATTTTTGCGCCTACAGATTTTTTGTACAGCAAATTGAGTAAATCAGAAAAATCGAAAAAGGAATTGTCCAAAATAATAAGAAACGAAGGCAAGGCAAAAAAGATTAGTTCGAAATACAATGCGGATATAGTGGCCGATGCAACAGGCTTAGAAGGGGACGAATTACTGAAATTTATGGAATACGCTGGCTCAGAAATTAAAGTAAGCCCAAATTCCTCAGAATACTACGTTATGCAACAAATCCTGTTTTTATTCAAAAAATATCAGGAAGAAACTACAGAAGCGGAGTAAATAACCGTGCCATTGATTCTTTCACTCTCTGCCCTTTAGACCTGTCCTGCCACTGGTTTAAATGCAATTCATCACTACTCTCCAAATCACTTAAAAATCGTGTTCTAAGTTCCAAAGTGATGTCCTCATCGTAAATTAATGCATTCACTTCAAAATTTTGTTCAAAACTCCGCACATCCATATTTGCTGTTCCTACCGTTGCCATTATCCCATCAACCATCATTATCTTGCTATGATTAAATCCTCCTTTGTAAAAATAGATTCGCACACCTGCTTCCAATAATTCTTCAATGTAGGAAAGCGTTCCCCAATAGGTCATGAATGAATCTGATTTTTTGGGAAGTAAAACACGCACATCAACCCCACTCATCGCCGATGTTTTAAGTGCCATTAAAATACTGCTGTTAGGCATAAAATACGGCGATGAAATATACACATTCCTCCTTGCCGAAGTAATGGCCGAGAAATACGCCTGCATGATACTTGCCCAGTCGGAATCGGCACCAGAGGCAGTAATCTGCAACAAACATTTTTGCTTCACTTTCTTGTAAGGAAGATATTTTTCGTCGAGTAACACTTCCTGTCGAACAAAATACCAATCGATTAAGAATACAATTTGTAAACTACTAGCTGCTTCGCCAACAATTTTAAGGTGAGTATCCCGCCACGAGCCAATTTCGGGCAGGCCATGAAGATAACGATCGGCAAAATTCAATCCTCCGACAAAAGCTGTTTTGCCATCAATCACAATAATTTTCCGGTGATTTCGGTAATTAACCCGACTCGTCAGAATAGGAAAACGAACAGGAAGAAAAGCGTGTATTTTCACGCCAGTATCTTGCAATGATTTTACATATTCCTTGCTCAACTTCCAGCTTCCAACATCATCATAAATAACACGAACCTCAACACCTTCTCTTGCTTTTTGCATCAATATTTCGAGCAATTCCGACGCCAACTCTCCATCTTCAATAATGTAATATTCCAAATGAATGTGATCCTTTGCTTTCCGAAGAGCCTTAAAAATAGAAGGAAATGTCTCCTCCCCATCGTTCAGAATTTTCACCCGGTTGTAACCAGTAAGCAATGCCTTTGAATTGTTTAAAAGCAAGGTCATCAGGTTCTTTTTTTCATGAATCCGCTCATCCTTCAACCATCGGCTTTTATCCAAATGAAGCTTTTGATCCTGACTCATTACCTGCAGCCACTTCATATCGCCCAACTCTTTCATGCTGAACATTTTTTGTTTCCGGAAACTCTGTCCGAAAACCAAATAGGAGATCAAACCGAAAACAGGCACAGATACCAAAACCAAAATCCAGGAAATGGTTTTTAATGGACTGCGATTTTCAAGAATTACAATAATTACCGTAGAGATAATGGTGATGACATATAGAACAGCCAACACTTCAAAAATGTGAATCCAGAATTCCGACCAATTAATTGTTAACAGCATATATCCGACTACTTCAGAAGATTTGTATCTTTGTTAATTTAATAGCTTTGAGATATTAGATGTGAAAAATAAGACAATGATTTACTATTTTAAGTAATCAATTACTAATTTTCAATTCCTCTACATTTAAAAGATTCAATTTTGAACCAATATTCCTAAGTCAAATGACTCCATCAAACACAATACAATCTACAATAAATTACATAAAAAAAGAACTCGAGGAGTTATATCATGCCCGAGAAACAGAAAGCTTAGCTTACCTTCTGCTTGAATATGTTTTGAAATATTCGAAAACTCAAATTCAGCTTAACAAAGCTGAGAAAATCAGCCCTGAACTTTTTCAGCAAATTAAATACTATACACAAGAGCTTACAAAGAATATACCCATTCAATACGTACTAGGAGAAACTGAATTTTACGATCT is a genomic window containing:
- a CDS encoding carboxypeptidase-like regulatory domain-containing protein yields the protein MKLKRVLYISLILIFSSPYYSFSESSKIDTIISISGQILHSESLTPIPLATISIKRTRKGIICDSLGIFHLQIQQYDTLRISALGYKAIDWEVPFVFNPDSPPFFQIKLEDISYLLDEVDIYALGTWDEFKEDFVKTKLEEKDPINKSIMKQLAPYNTKEPNIVPAQYRPKNEGKMGVLGAIFAPTDFLYSKLSKSEKSKKELSKIIRNEGKAKKISSKYNADIVADATGLEGDELLKFMEYAGSEIKVSPNSSEYYVMQQILFLFKKYQEETTEAE
- the cls gene encoding cardiolipin synthase; translated protein: MLLTINWSEFWIHIFEVLAVLYVITIISTVIIVILENRSPLKTISWILVLVSVPVFGLISYLVFGQSFRKQKMFSMKELGDMKWLQVMSQDQKLHLDKSRWLKDERIHEKKNLMTLLLNNSKALLTGYNRVKILNDGEETFPSIFKALRKAKDHIHLEYYIIEDGELASELLEILMQKAREGVEVRVIYDDVGSWKLSKEYVKSLQDTGVKIHAFLPVRFPILTSRVNYRNHRKIIVIDGKTAFVGGLNFADRYLHGLPEIGSWRDTHLKIVGEAASSLQIVFLIDWYFVRQEVLLDEKYLPYKKVKQKCLLQITASGADSDWASIMQAYFSAITSARRNVYISSPYFMPNSSILMALKTSAMSGVDVRVLLPKKSDSFMTYWGTLSYIEELLEAGVRIYFYKGGFNHSKIMMVDGIMATVGTANMDVRSFEQNFEVNALIYDEDITLELRTRFLSDLESSDELHLNQWQDRSKGQRVKESMARLFTPLL